TTTCGAGGCTTCCTTTCGAATCACCCGAGCAAGTACCGGAGCCACGGATTGGACTGCACGATCTCGAGGTCTTCGAGATAGGCATCCAGCCCGAGAATCCGCCCAGCACCGAACGCACCCAGCCCGAACAGGAGGACGGCGTACACGATGTGGTCGTCGACGACCCACCCGTGGGCGACAGGAAGCCCTGCCAGAAGCCCGCCGGTCAGCGACGCGAGCCAGTAGAACAGCATCATCACCGCACCCCAGAAGGCGCTCCAACGGACGAACGCACCCAGAATAAGTGCGAGTCCGGTCAACGTGAGCCCCCACATATTCAGCTGGTCGATGAGGGGGTTACCGGCCATACTCCCCCAGAACCCCATCAGCGGATTACCTTCCGGGACGGCGTTCATCAGGAAGCCAGCGGCAGTCCAGTTGTTCTCCGGGTTGGCGTCCAGATACGTGACGAGCTTCGTGACGCCGCCCTGGAAGAGCGTCCACCCCATCACGATCCGAAGGAGGAACAGTGAGTATCCGACCCAGTGCTCGGAGTAGTCGAACGTGACGGGACGGCCCCAGATTTCCGTTTCGAGGGTTTCTGTCGTTGCCATAGTGCAGCTATAATGATTCATTCATAATTTATTACGATTGTGCTTATTAAGGGGCGGATATCAGGGCGAGAAATCTTCGAATCGAAACCGACCGATGAGTATGGTCGCTTCTCCCGAATTGCTGGTCTGCTCAATCCGATGGGATGGTGTATTCCCGTATACACGCTCGCTCTCTCTGAGTAACCGGGAGTTCGTGGGGCGGCGGTTTCAGACAGCATTTAGACTCAAACAGTGAACCGCATACGCTCCCCTCGCAGTCGTTTGGCCCCGTGGGAGGCGGCGAACCCGGACGAAGCCAGTTCACGATTTAGATTCTATGAGTAAGTGACGCCCCTGTTTTTGATTTGTAAGAGCAATCGACAAAGATGATGCCTGCGATGGTGTACATATGCAGGCCGCGCTCGTCGAGGGGGTTCTCGAATCGCTG
This is a stretch of genomic DNA from Salinigranum rubrum. It encodes these proteins:
- a CDS encoding DoxX family protein, coding for MATTETLETEIWGRPVTFDYSEHWVGYSLFLLRIVMGWTLFQGGVTKLVTYLDANPENNWTAAGFLMNAVPEGNPLMGFWGSMAGNPLIDQLNMWGLTLTGLALILGAFVRWSAFWGAVMMLFYWLASLTGGLLAGLPVAHGWVVDDHIVYAVLLFGLGAFGAGRILGLDAYLEDLEIVQSNPWLRYLLG